A genomic stretch from Pelodiscus sinensis isolate JC-2024 unplaced genomic scaffold, ASM4963464v1 ctg73, whole genome shotgun sequence includes:
- the APOC1 gene encoding apolipoprotein C-I has protein sequence MWPAVPIALILGALAVLPDSAQAEVTEPTLTRKFETFQSKLQAFADRVADKTKAAFHDLHHSEFNVKTRSWISEQFQRLKEKFNEKLSRDQSD, from the exons ATGTGGCCCGCGGTGCCCATCGCGCTCATCCTGGGGGCTCTGGCTGTGCTGCCAG ACTCTGCTCAGGCTGAAGTGACCGAGCCAACCCTGACCCGAAAGTTTGAGACGTTCCAGAGCAAGCTGCAGGCCTTTGCTGACCGCGTGGCGGATAAAACCAAAGCCGCCTTCCACGACCTGCACCACAGCGAGTTCAACGTGAAGACCCG GAGCTGGATCTCGGAGCAATTCCAGAGGCTGAAGGAGAAGTTCAATGAGAAGCTTTCCAGGGACCAGTCTGACTGA
- the APOE gene encoding apolipoprotein E has protein sequence MKVWTVLLGATLLAGCQAVPLAQEEPQSKWEEAVAVFWNYVAKLGQAADNVTAQVRSSQLSKELDGLITDTMAEVEAYTEELRARLGPSAEEAQQRLASEVAALRARLQGDMEEAKGRLVQYAGDVRLMFDQNLEEVRARVGMYVRKLRKRLGKDTEELRRKMAAYAGAVQAHADQRVGAVRQGLQPLVDSLHAKGQQRLDALSQAMSEQSQKVRDSLGARAQELHGHLQEKAEVVRGSLDQAADQLRQWFAPFLQDVSAQINALVERLQGKLQL, from the exons ATGAAGGTCTGGACTGTGCTGCTGGGAGCCACCCTGCTGGCAG GTTGCCAGGCCGTGCCGCTCGCCCAGGAGGAGCCCCAGAGCAAGTGGGAGGAGGCGGTGGCCGTGTTCTGGAACTACGTTGCCAAGCTGGGACAGGCCGCGGACAACGTCACCGCCCAGGTCCGGAGCTCCCAGCTGAGCAAGGAACTGGA CGGGCTGATCACCGACACCATGGCTGAAGTGGAGGCGTACACAGAGGAGCTGCGGGCCCGGCTCGGTCCCTCGGCCGAGGAGGCGCAGCAGCGCCTGGCCAGCGAGGTGGCAGCGCTGCGGGCGCGGCTGCAGGGCGACATGGAGGAGGCCAAGGGCCGGCTGGTGCAGTACGCGGGCGACGTGCGCCTGATGTTCGACCAGAACCTGGAGGAGGTGCGGGCCCGGGTGGGCATGTACGTGCGTAAGCTGCGTAAGCGCCTGGGCAAGGACACCGAGGAGCTGCGCCGCAAGATGGCTGCGTACGCGGGCGCCGTGCAGGCCCATGCTGACCAGCGGGTGGGCGCCGTCCGCCAGGGCCTGCAGCCCCTTGTCGACAGCCTCCACGCCAAGGGGCAGCAGCGCCTGGACGCCCTGAGCCAGGCCATGAGCGAGCAGAGCCAGAAGGTGCGTGACAGCCTGGGCGCCCGGGCCCAGGAGCTGCACGGGCACCTGCAGGAGAAGGCTGAGGTGGTGCGGGGCTCCCTGGACCAGGCTGCTGATCAGCTACGCCAGTGGTTCGCCCCCTTCCTGCAGGACGTCAGTGCCCAGATAAACGCCCTGGTGGAGAGGCTGCAAGGAAAACTCCAACTGTAA